One segment of Desulfovermiculus halophilus DSM 18834 DNA contains the following:
- a CDS encoding YeeE/YedE thiosulfate transporter family protein, which produces MDRNKTQAYWPWFPAAFALAGIVVFIFATFGPPASSSGFVVVLKGILQEIAPDYAQSKAHYRMLPGPGSWLLAFVLGMGLGGFIGGRTWKRPVRDVPRIWVNRFGPSKALRYSASFIGGFLILFGARLAGGCTLGLFISGTTQLAVSGLYFGAVIFAVAMLTARVVYGKRT; this is translated from the coding sequence ATGGACAGGAATAAAACGCAGGCATATTGGCCCTGGTTTCCGGCCGCCTTTGCTTTGGCCGGGATCGTTGTCTTTATCTTCGCCACCTTCGGCCCTCCGGCCTCTTCCAGCGGGTTCGTGGTGGTCCTCAAGGGGATCCTGCAGGAAATCGCCCCGGACTATGCCCAGTCCAAAGCCCATTACAGAATGCTTCCCGGCCCAGGATCCTGGCTCTTGGCCTTTGTCTTGGGCATGGGCCTGGGCGGATTCATCGGAGGACGGACCTGGAAGCGGCCGGTCCGGGATGTGCCCCGGATCTGGGTAAACCGGTTCGGTCCATCCAAGGCCCTGCGCTACAGCGCCTCCTTTATCGGCGGTTTTCTGATCCTGTTCGGGGCCAGGCTGGCCGGGGGATGCACCCTGGGGCTGTTCATTTCCGGCACAACCCAGCTGGCGGTCAGCGGTCTGTATTTTGGAGCGGTCATTTTTGCTGTGGCCATGCTCACGGCCCGGGTGGTGTATGGGAAGAGGACTTAG
- a CDS encoding sulfurtransferase, whose protein sequence is MPEIRVVRYVLILLVLCLGVGWSLASVRTTEARQSTGYPNAQLLCTGSWLQENMEDKGLVVVDVRDDEHFDNTLIPGAVRMPWSLFRRTDRALGVAAEFVGLDRAQEILGQHGITRASTVVLYDSIARDGGATASYVFWVLDLLGHEHKMILEQGIDGWKEAGGEVVQQPNVLGSVLYQVPVREARLDLEVDGDFVRSRLSDRYYQVVDVRSPGEYSGELANTDLNGQPLKRGHIPGAVNIPYTRNWTDKDSKEIKSYARLQELYQGLNPDRAVIPYCHSSRRASFSYFIFRLMGFSDVRLYSRSWNEWGQPDLFYPVETTRRELRGTELPQGSKAAEAGQGEKEQSQEQSTSPEESPDKGGYVSCGG, encoded by the coding sequence ATGCCTGAGATACGTGTCGTTCGCTATGTGCTTATTTTGCTGGTTCTCTGTCTGGGAGTCGGGTGGTCCCTGGCCTCGGTCCGGACCACAGAGGCCAGGCAGTCCACAGGGTATCCAAATGCCCAGCTTTTGTGCACCGGATCCTGGCTTCAGGAGAACATGGAGGACAAAGGTCTGGTCGTGGTCGATGTCCGTGACGACGAGCATTTTGACAATACCCTCATTCCCGGCGCAGTCCGCATGCCCTGGTCCCTGTTTCGACGCACGGATCGGGCTTTGGGGGTTGCCGCCGAGTTCGTGGGTCTGGACCGGGCCCAGGAGATCCTGGGCCAGCACGGGATAACCAGGGCCTCCACAGTGGTGCTCTACGATTCCATCGCCAGGGACGGTGGAGCCACGGCCTCCTATGTGTTCTGGGTCCTTGATCTGCTGGGACATGAACACAAGATGATCCTGGAACAGGGCATCGACGGATGGAAAGAGGCCGGGGGGGAGGTGGTTCAGCAGCCGAATGTCCTGGGCTCCGTCCTGTACCAGGTGCCTGTCCGGGAGGCCCGGCTGGACCTGGAAGTGGACGGGGACTTTGTCCGCTCCCGCTTGAGCGACCGCTACTACCAGGTGGTGGATGTCCGCTCTCCAGGAGAGTACAGCGGAGAGCTGGCCAACACTGATCTGAACGGTCAGCCCCTGAAGCGCGGGCACATCCCCGGGGCGGTGAATATTCCGTACACCCGGAACTGGACTGATAAGGACAGCAAGGAGATAAAATCCTATGCCCGGCTGCAGGAGCTGTATCAGGGGCTGAATCCAGACCGGGCGGTCATTCCCTATTGCCACTCCTCCCGCCGGGCCTCGTTCAGCTATTTCATCTTCCGGCTGATGGGCTTCTCCGACGTCCGGCTCTATTCCCGGTCCTGGAACGAGTGGGGGCAGCCGGATCTTTTCTATCCGGTGGAGACGACCCGGCGGGAGCTGAGGGGAACAGAGCTTCCCCAGGGAAGCAAGGCAGCCGAAGCAGGCCAAGGGGAAAAGGAGCAAAGCCAGGAACAGTCAACCTCGCCTGAAGAGTCCCCGGACAAGGGCGGATATGTCTCCTGCGGAGGGTAG
- a CDS encoding YeeE/YedE thiosulfate transporter family protein: MADIWLGLLSGVFFGFVIQRVGATNPGVMARAHLMLDGSIPRFMLLAVVLSAIGLWGLESAGVGRTVIHPTSLVATGLGGALFGIGWGLTGYCPGTCWAAAGEGRMDAIFAFLGGLAGAGTFAHWHESLIPALYMPTNQGQLTLDGWLGSSPLAVGVLAVGLGAGIWIVGRVWGDGEEAEATEQ, from the coding sequence ATGGCTGATATTTGGCTGGGGCTGCTGTCAGGGGTGTTCTTCGGCTTTGTCATTCAGCGGGTGGGAGCGACCAATCCGGGAGTCATGGCCCGGGCCCATTTGATGCTGGACGGAAGCATCCCCAGATTCATGCTTTTGGCTGTTGTCCTGTCCGCCATTGGTCTGTGGGGGCTGGAAAGCGCGGGCGTGGGCCGGACGGTCATTCATCCCACCAGCCTGGTGGCCACCGGACTGGGCGGGGCGCTCTTCGGCATCGGCTGGGGGCTGACCGGGTACTGCCCCGGGACCTGCTGGGCAGCGGCCGGAGAAGGGCGCATGGACGCCATCTTTGCCTTCCTGGGCGGCCTGGCCGGCGCCGGGACCTTTGCCCACTGGCATGAAAGCCTGATCCCTGCCCTGTATATGCCCACAAACCAGGGACAGCTGACCCTGGATGGGTGGCTGGGCAGCTCCCCCCTGGCAGTCGGGGTTCTGGCTGTGGGGCTGGGAGCAGGGATATGGATTGTGGGCCGGGTCTGGGGGGACGGGGAGGAGGCTGAAGCGACTGAACAATGA